A single window of Malus sylvestris chromosome 5, drMalSylv7.2, whole genome shotgun sequence DNA harbors:
- the LOC126623327 gene encoding receptor-like protein kinase 7, translating into MSFRQRLSPPPTTILLPLLFLFLSLFSSSTSDELQPLLNLKQSLETSNPSLFTTWAPPNGVCNFTGIVCDSDGFVSEINLSQQNLSGFLPLHAICSLPSLKKLSLGSNGLHGSLTDDLKNCSSLEQLDLGKNSFTGRVPDLSSLTKLTLLSLNGSGFSGKFPWKSLENLTSLAFLSLGDNPFDQTPFPEEVVKLEKLYWLYLTNCSIAGKIPEEIGNLTLLENLELSDNQLLGQIPQRISNLGKLWQLELYNNSLTGKIPVGFGNLTSLVNFDASANKLEGGLSELRFLTRLESLQLFENRLEGEVPAEFGELKSLSKLSLYTNKLTGTLPQKLGSWAGLDYIDVSENYLTGAIPPGMCNNGKMIDFLLLQNNFTGGIPESYANCKSLVRIRVSKNSLWGTVPAGLWSLPNVVLIDLSMNQFEGPLAPEIGKANSLSLLLLANNRFSGELPDALSEATSLIAIQMSVNQFSGKIPEAIGKLTKLSSLDLDQNMLSGTIPESLGSCFGISEINLAHNYISGEIPSSLGSLHNLNSLNLSANRLSSEIPATFSSLKLSLLDLTNNQLTGRIPESLSIQAFNESFDGNPGLCSQNMENVRSCSSSPGTSSRPRIFLSSFIASILVVLVVLGLLLLLKLRKSKLDRPLKSDSWTMKQYHVLSFTEKEILDSVKAENLIGKGGSGNVYKAVLSDGREFAVKHIWTTSDSGDRKSYRSSASILKKTKSGSSEYGAEVATLSSLRHVNVVKLYCSISSEDSNLLVYEYFPNGSLYDQLHTSKKMEMGWEVRYEIALGAARGLEYLHHGSSHRPVIHRDVKSSNILLDGDWKPRIADFGLAKIMQAGVDCTHVIAGTLGYIAPEYAYTCKINEKSDVYSFGVVLMELVTGKRPVGAEFGENTDIVSWVCSKMRCVDSELELVDRSISDDLKQDAINVLSIAVRCTAKVPVIRPSMRMVVQMLEEAEPYKLNCISIAKEADK; encoded by the exons ATGTCTTTCCGGCAGAGATTATCTCCTCCTCCGACAACCATCCTCCTCCCTCtgctcttcctcttcctctccctGTTTTCTTCATCCACATCCGACGAGCTTCAACCTCTCTTAAATCTCAAGCAATCCCTTGAAACCTCAAACCCAAGTCTTTTCACTACTTGGGCACCACCCAATGGGGTCTGCAACTTCACCGGGATCGTCTGCGACTCCGACGGCTTTGTCTCCGAAATCAACCTCTCCCAGCAAAACCTTTCCGGGTTTCTTCCGTTGCACGCAATCTGCTCGCTTCCATCGTTAAAAAAGCTTTCTTTGGGCTCCAATGGATTGCACGGAAGCCTCACGGATGACCTGAAAAACTGCTCGAGCTTGGAGCAGTTGGATTTGGGTAAAAATTCGTTTACCGGAAGAGTTCCAGACTTGTCTTCTTTGACAAAATTAACCCTCCTGAGTCTCAATGGCAGCGGATTTTCCGGGAAATTTCCATGGAAATCGCTGGAAAATCTCACCAGCTTAGCTTTCTTGAGCCTCGGCGACAACCCTTTTGATCAAACTCCATTTCCTGAAGAAGTTGTGAAGCTTGAAAAGCTTTACTGGCTGTACCTCACAAATTGCAGCATCGCCGGAAAAATCCCAGAGGAGATCGGAAACCTCACTCTGCTCGAAAACCTCGAGCTTTCGGACAACCAACTGTTGGGACAAATTCCCCAGAGAATTTCAAATCTCGGCAAGCTATGGCAGCTCGAGCTTTACAACAATTCCCTGACCGGAAAAATCCCGGTTGGATTCGGCAACCTCACAAGCCTTGTCAATTTTGATGCCTCAGCTAACAAGCTTGAAGGTGGCCTCTCTGAGCTGAGGTTTTTGACAAGGCTTGAGTCTCTGCAATTGTTCGAAAACCGGTTAGAAGGCGAGGTTCCGGCGGAGTTTGGGGAGTTGAAGAGCCTTTCCAAGCTCTCACTTTACACGAACAAGCTCACCGGTACACTTCCTCAAAAGCTCGGTTCTTGGGCGGGATTGGATTACATTGACGTGTCGGAGAACTATCTGACTGGTGCTATACCGCCCGGAATGTGCAACAATGGGAAGATGATTGATTTTCTCCTTCTGCAGAACAATTTCACAGGTGGGATTCCTGAGAGCTATGCCAATTGTAAGTCTTTGGTTCGGATTCGTGTGAGCAAAAATTCGCTTTGGGGCACTGTTCCTGCTGGATTATGGAGCTTGCCAAATGTTGTTCTCATTGATCTTTCTATGAATCAATTTGAAGGTCCTCTGGCACCAGAGATTGGTAAGGCAAACTCTTTGTCACTATTACTTTTAGCGAATAATCGATTTTCGGGTGAATTGCCTGATGCCCTGTCTGAAGCTACCTCATTGATCGCAATTCAAATGAGTGTGAACCAATTTAGTGGGAAAATCCCAGAAGCAATTGGGAAATTGACAAAATTAAGCAGTCTTGATTTGGACCAAAATATGTTGTCTGGTACAATACCAGAATCATTAGGCTCATGTTTTGGTATTTCTGAAATAAACCTTGCCCACAATTATATTTCTGGTGAAATCCCATCAAGTCTTGGATCATTGCATAATCTGAATTCCTTGAACTTATCGGCAAACCGCCTTTCCAGCGAAATTCCTGCTACTTTTTCGTCACTAAAACTCAGCCTTCTTGATCTGACAAACAACCAGTTGACTGGTCGAATCCCCGAATCACTGTCCATTCAGGCCTTTAATGAAAGCTTTGATGGAAATCCGGGTTTGTGCAGTCAGAACATGGAAAATGTGCGGTCTTGTTCCTCAAGTCCTGGCACTTCTAGCCGGCCCCGAATTTTCCTGTCCAGTTTCATTGCATCAATACTTGTTGTGCTTGTTGTGCTTGGTTTGCTCTTGCTGTTGAAGCTGAGGAAGAGCAAACTTGACCGTCCGCTAAAGAGTGATTCGTGGACTATGAAGCAATACCATGTGCTAAGCTTCACCGAGAAGGAAATCTTAGATTCAGTGAAAGCTGAGAACTTGATTGGCAAGGGGGGGTCAGGGAATGTATACAAAGCTGTGCTAAGTGATGGGAGAGAATTTGCTGTAAAGCACATTTGGACCACTTCAGACTCCGGTGACAGAAAAAGTTACCGAAGCAGcgcttccatcttgaagaagacTAAATCCGGGTCATCAGAGTACGGTGCAGAAGTGGCCACACTGAGCTCTCTGAGGCATGTGAATGTGGTGAAGCTCTACTGCAGCATATCAAGTGAGGACAGCAACCTGCTGGTTTACGAGTACTTTCCGAACGGGAGCTTATATGATCAGCTACACACAAGTAAAAAGATGGAGATGGGGTGGGAAGTAAGGTATGAGATTGCGTTGGGGGCTGCAAGGGGTTTGGAGTATCTTCACCATGGAAGCAGTCATAGACCTGTGATACACAGGGATGTGAAGTCTAGTAATATTCTGCTGGATGGAGATTGGAAGCCAAGAATTGCTGATTTTGGACTTGCAAAGATTATGCAGGCTGGTGTAGATTGCACGCATGTCATTGCCGGGACACTTGGGTACATAGCTCCAG AGTATGCATATACCTGCAAGATCAATGAGAAGAGTGACGTTTATAGCTTCGGGGTGGTGTTGATGGAGTTGGTCACCGGGAAGAGGCCAGTTGGGGCTGAGTTCGGAGAGAACACGGATATAGTGAGCTGGGTCTGCAGTAAAATGCGGTGCGTTGATAGTGAGCTTGAATTGGTGGACAGGAGCATTTCTGACGATCTAAAACAAGATGCCATCAATGTTTTGAGCATAGCAGTCCGCTGCACTGCCAAGGTGCCGGTTATAAGACCCTCCATGAGAATGGTGGTTCAAATGCTGGAAGAGGCGGAGCCTTATAAACTCAACTGCATAAGCATTGCCAAAGAAGCTGACAAATAG